Proteins from a genomic interval of Proteiniborus ethanoligenes:
- a CDS encoding Veg family protein yields the protein MLERNSLAKIRASVESCVGQKVRLKANKGRKKTTIKEGIIESAYPSIFVVVIDGGYNSIRRVSYSYSDILTETVEVTLCNEERKIQIS from the coding sequence TTGTTGGAAAGGAACTCTTTGGCTAAAATAAGAGCCAGTGTGGAAAGCTGCGTAGGGCAGAAAGTAAGGTTAAAAGCTAACAAGGGAAGGAAGAAGACAACAATCAAGGAAGGCATCATAGAAAGTGCTTATCCAAGCATATTTGTAGTAGTTATCGACGGAGGGTACAATTCTATAAGAAGAGTGTCTTATAGTTATTCAGATATATTGACAGAAACAGTCGAAGTTACTCTTTGCAATGAAGAAAGAAAAATTCAGATAAGCTAA
- a CDS encoding N-acetylmuramoyl-L-alanine amidase: protein MIEDNTIYIDVFVHKEGKIIQLPLEEAVMLAVALQIKDVFHIELIKAQSIIARTQLVRLMRVFDGEGCSNHSSCDICDEGHCIELSDYSSLKAIDKKEIIKAAVKATEGLIMTFNNKPIDARFHHTCGGSTENSESILNRKIVYLRRVLCDYCINSPNWDNSKTISLEEIEERLNIKFPSLKPTLKTSIEGFFDDIKRDDYGRIISIKISGKEFSGTEISELLGLDSTRFSFSPAVFTFATRGEGHGLGLCQYGGHQMALEGKDCGQILNYYYTGIDIKKIEKPCIEKPLNGRIIMLDPGHGGESSQDYVGLNGTREKDVVLKIAQRLKPALEELGARVEITRNEDKYISLSKRAQMANELRPDFFISIHLNGYTNPTIHGCEIYHYRNDRESESLAKLIIANLTKDGEILNRGIKIADFYLLREVLVGSLHLELEYITNPEKESRLNDNSYIDKIIDGIKAGLTDYYKY from the coding sequence ATGATAGAAGATAATACCATTTATATAGATGTTTTTGTTCATAAAGAAGGAAAGATAATACAGCTTCCCCTTGAAGAGGCTGTTATGCTAGCAGTAGCCTTACAAATAAAAGATGTATTTCACATAGAGCTTATAAAGGCACAGAGCATTATAGCTAGGACACAGCTTGTAAGGCTAATGAGAGTTTTTGATGGTGAAGGCTGCTCTAATCACAGTAGCTGTGATATATGTGATGAAGGGCACTGTATAGAATTATCAGATTACAGTTCTTTAAAAGCTATAGATAAAAAGGAAATAATAAAAGCCGCAGTAAAAGCAACAGAAGGATTAATAATGACCTTTAACAATAAGCCAATAGACGCTAGATTCCATCATACCTGTGGGGGCTCTACAGAAAACTCAGAAAGCATATTAAACAGAAAAATAGTGTATTTAAGGAGAGTGCTGTGCGACTACTGCATCAATTCTCCTAACTGGGATAATAGCAAGACTATTTCTCTTGAGGAGATAGAAGAAAGATTAAATATAAAATTTCCATCACTAAAGCCTACATTGAAAACTAGCATAGAAGGCTTCTTTGATGACATAAAAAGAGATGATTATGGACGGATTATTAGCATAAAAATATCTGGGAAGGAATTCAGTGGCACAGAAATATCAGAGCTTCTAGGTCTAGATTCAACTAGGTTTAGCTTTTCACCAGCGGTTTTCACCTTTGCCACTAGGGGAGAAGGCCATGGCTTAGGCCTGTGCCAATATGGAGGACACCAAATGGCTTTAGAGGGAAAAGACTGTGGCCAGATACTAAATTATTATTATACTGGAATAGATATTAAAAAAATTGAAAAACCATGTATAGAAAAGCCCTTAAATGGAAGAATAATAATGTTAGACCCTGGACATGGAGGAGAAAGCAGCCAGGATTATGTTGGATTAAATGGCACAAGAGAAAAGGACGTAGTACTTAAGATAGCTCAAAGGCTTAAGCCGGCATTGGAAGAGCTTGGAGCAAGGGTGGAGATAACTAGAAATGAAGATAAGTATATTTCCCTATCAAAAAGGGCACAGATGGCTAATGAATTAAGGCCTGATTTTTTTATTAGTATACATCTAAACGGCTATACGAATCCTACAATTCATGGCTGCGAAATCTATCATTATAGAAATGATAGAGAAAGTGAATCTTTAGCTAAGCTAATAATAGCTAACTTAACAAAGGATGGGGAGATTTTAAATCGTGGTATCAAGATAGCAGATTTTTATTTGTTAAGAGAGGTATTAGTAGGCTCATTACATCTTGAGCTTGAATATATAACTAATCCAGAGAAGGAATCAAGGCTCAATGATAATTCATATATCGACAAAATAATAGATGGAATTAAGGCGGGATTGACGGATTATTATAAATACTAG
- a CDS encoding methyl-accepting chemotaxis protein, giving the protein MKGTIVSAWIKTSRKLYGDSLVDEAMRGVGMSPDRIFLPTEDVEDSYARGIVDVISKKIGKSTYDTWKEIGMDNVLTFSKDYPGFFKYKNLYSFLRAMYDIHVVVTERIPGANPPILGMKAISGNVAEMTYSSKRGMFGYFHGMLRGAAKYYKEDITVDIVEETSDFTKIHITFPEQIYHFKKYKINRFLSFGFIKKFEAKIAIASLILIGIPNIILSSFLDKWPLAGVTLGLSLIVPLIITKMLLSPIKSIISQLKDLKENNYSEEHDISTNDFFEDINNLINDYKNILKSDFVGFKGMTDELNVFTDKFNEISDNMNYTTKEISGVVEQVAMGAVNQAEETENAAYLLNDNILALNKIVDNENQSKDELEKVVDRIGDSYNELKNTSSNLDQILSQFEKVKENSLALQKRATDVTKIVVTVENIADQTNLLALNAAIEASRAGEHGRGFAVVAEEIRNLAEESKGAVRNINSNLISFIKEIDSVVSQVENQYTILNDENVKLSNVADINHSIVVSVKEVSSSLIDMIEQLTVETSTINKVSGNIESLAAIAEENSASSEEVSANMTTYAAELEKMMANIVEFKKVSQAFKKDLEKYKM; this is encoded by the coding sequence ATGAAAGGTACTATTGTATCCGCATGGATTAAAACTTCAAGAAAGCTTTACGGTGATTCCTTAGTGGATGAAGCTATGAGAGGGGTTGGTATGAGCCCTGATAGAATATTCTTGCCTACAGAGGATGTGGAGGATTCCTACGCAAGAGGAATTGTTGATGTTATTTCAAAAAAAATAGGCAAGTCAACTTATGATACGTGGAAGGAAATAGGAATGGATAATGTTTTGACCTTCTCTAAAGATTATCCTGGTTTTTTTAAGTATAAAAATCTTTATTCTTTTTTAAGAGCAATGTATGATATTCATGTAGTGGTTACGGAAAGAATTCCAGGTGCAAATCCACCTATTTTAGGCATGAAGGCCATAAGTGGAAACGTAGCAGAAATGACATACAGCTCAAAACGAGGAATGTTTGGCTACTTCCATGGTATGCTTAGAGGTGCAGCTAAGTACTATAAAGAAGACATCACTGTAGATATTGTTGAAGAAACATCAGATTTTACAAAAATACATATCACTTTCCCTGAACAAATATATCATTTCAAGAAATATAAGATTAATAGATTTTTATCTTTTGGATTTATAAAAAAATTTGAGGCTAAGATTGCTATAGCTTCTCTAATACTCATTGGAATTCCTAATATAATACTTTCTAGCTTTTTGGATAAATGGCCATTGGCAGGAGTTACTTTAGGACTTAGTCTTATTGTACCTCTAATAATTACTAAAATGCTTTTATCTCCTATTAAGAGTATTATTTCTCAATTAAAGGACTTAAAGGAAAACAACTATTCTGAAGAGCATGATATTTCTACTAATGACTTCTTTGAGGATATTAACAATTTGATTAATGATTACAAGAACATTCTTAAGAGTGATTTTGTTGGGTTTAAGGGAATGACTGATGAGCTTAATGTATTTACAGATAAGTTTAATGAAATATCAGATAATATGAATTATACTACTAAGGAAATATCAGGAGTTGTAGAGCAGGTAGCTATGGGAGCTGTAAATCAAGCTGAAGAAACTGAGAATGCTGCGTACCTGCTTAACGATAATATTTTGGCCCTTAATAAAATAGTTGACAATGAAAACCAAAGTAAGGATGAGCTTGAAAAAGTTGTGGATAGAATTGGCGATAGCTATAATGAGTTGAAAAATACTTCTTCAAATCTTGATCAAATTTTATCTCAATTTGAGAAGGTTAAGGAAAATAGCTTAGCTCTTCAAAAAAGAGCTACTGATGTTACAAAGATAGTTGTTACTGTAGAAAATATAGCAGATCAGACTAATTTACTTGCTTTAAATGCTGCTATTGAAGCTTCAAGAGCCGGTGAACACGGTAGAGGCTTTGCTGTTGTAGCTGAAGAAATAAGAAATCTTGCAGAAGAATCTAAGGGTGCTGTAAGAAATATTAATTCTAATCTGATTTCATTTATTAAAGAAATAGATTCTGTAGTGTCACAGGTGGAGAACCAATATACTATTTTAAATGATGAAAATGTTAAGCTTTCAAATGTTGCCGATATAAATCATTCTATTGTTGTATCTGTTAAAGAGGTTTCTTCATCCCTTATAGATATGATTGAGCAGCTTACTGTGGAAACCAGTACTATTAATAAGGTTTCAGGCAATATAGAATCTTTAGCTGCTATTGCAGAAGAAAACTCTGCTTCCTCAGAGGAGGTAAGTGCTAATATGACTACTTATGCAGCTGAGCTTGAAAAAATGATGGCAAATATTGTAGAATTCAAAAAAGTCTCTCAAGCCTTTAAAAAGGACCTTGAAAAATATAAAATGTAA
- a CDS encoding metal-sensing transcriptional repressor, producing MNEGKKKALNLLKTTKGQVEGIIKMIEDDRYCVDISKQILSIIGLLKKANLSILDQHIKSCVKDAILEGHGDEKIEEIINVIDKYVK from the coding sequence ATGAATGAAGGTAAGAAAAAAGCATTAAATCTTTTAAAAACTACTAAGGGACAAGTCGAAGGTATTATTAAGATGATAGAGGACGATAGATATTGTGTAGACATATCTAAGCAAATACTATCAATAATAGGCTTGCTTAAAAAAGCAAATCTGAGTATATTAGATCAACATATTAAAAGCTGTGTAAAGGATGCTATTCTTGAAGGACATGGGGATGAGAAAATAGAAGAAATAATAAATGTAATAGATAAATATGTAAAATAG
- a CDS encoding copper ion binding protein, whose product MKKTLTVEGMSCQHCVKAVKDALGQIEGVKTVEVDLTNHSVEIEGDNLVHALLKEAIEEAGYNVI is encoded by the coding sequence ATGAAAAAAACATTAACAGTAGAGGGCATGAGCTGTCAACATTGTGTAAAGGCAGTAAAGGATGCATTAGGTCAAATAGAAGGAGTTAAAACTGTAGAAGTAGATTTAACTAACCACTCTGTAGAGATTGAAGGAGATAACCTAGTCCATGCTCTGCTTAAGGAAGCTATAGAAGAAGCAGGCTACAATGTAATCTAA